The Candidatus Poribacteria bacterium genomic sequence TATTGACTTTTGTGCTCGGTAGATGTCGCCGGTTGGTATAAATGGGTGCCTGTTCATCGTAGAAATTGAACGCCGGGGCGGTATCAGTGAGTGCGATATTTGCTGAATAGAAAGAACGTATCGTCCCAATATCCTCCCAATAGCCATCGAAAAAGTATGCGGAGACCGGACGCGTCTGAATACTTTTTGGGATAATATCCTTGCCGAAGTCTACGTTTGCGTCATCTTGAAGTACTTCTTGGAGGACTTCGCGGTTAAAGATATAAATTCCCATTGAGGCGATGTATTCCCTTCCGTGCGGTTCGATGCCCCGCGAGGTGAAAACTTCGGGGTCAACGCGTAGTCGCTGAAGTTCCTCCTCTGTTTGTGGCTTTTCAACGAAATCGACGATCCGTCCGTTTGCATCTGCTTGGAGAATGCCGAGTCCACTGGTGTCTTCTTTTTTTACCGGAATGACAGACACAGTGATAGCTGCATTAGATTCGGTGTGAACCTGCAGCATTTTTCGGTAATCCATCCGATAGAGGTGGTCACCGGCAAGAATTAGAACATAGTCGTCTTTGAACCGTGGATTCAGAATGTACGGTTCATTGTGCTTGATGGCATCCGCTGTTCCTTGATACCACTCTTCGCCCATCAGCGTCTGTTGCGCTGCGAGGATTTGGACGAATCCGCGGCGGTATGTATCAAAGCGGTATGTCTGTGCAATATGTCGATTCAAGGAGACGGAGTTGAACTGGGTCAAGACATAGATTTTCTCCAGTCCTGAATGTAGGCAATTGCTAATCGGTATGTCCACGAGTCGAAATTTGCCTGCGATTGGGACACTCGGCTTCGCTCGGTCGCGTGTCAACGGAAATAAGCGGGTGCCGCGGCCGCCTCCAAGAATAACTGCAATAACGTTTCCGTTACTCATAAACGTGCTCCTTTTAATAGTTATCGGTTCTTAGTTTTCAGTTAAGAGACTGTTTGGCAAAATCACCTGCGTCCG encodes the following:
- a CDS encoding glucose-1-phosphate adenylyltransferase, which gives rise to MSNGNVIAVILGGGRGTRLFPLTRDRAKPSVPIAGKFRLVDIPISNCLHSGLEKIYVLTQFNSVSLNRHIAQTYRFDTYRRGFVQILAAQQTLMGEEWYQGTADAIKHNEPYILNPRFKDDYVLILAGDHLYRMDYRKMLQVHTESNAAITVSVIPVKKEDTSGLGILQADANGRIVDFVEKPQTEEELQRLRVDPEVFTSRGIEPHGREYIASMGIYIFNREVLQEVLQDDANVDFGKDIIPKSIQTRPVSAYFFDGYWEDIGTIRSFYSANIALTDTAPAFNFYDEQAPIYTNRRHLPSTKVNSSSVRSSILAEGSIIDDSEIDRTIVGIRSVISNGSRIYQSVLMGADYYESGTESKRAGIPNIGIGQKCLIQNAIIDKNARIGDNSVLVNREGIDNYDGKNYYIRDGIVIVPKDATILPDTVV